Within the Eucalyptus grandis isolate ANBG69807.140 chromosome 1, ASM1654582v1, whole genome shotgun sequence genome, the region GTAAAATCTTCGTCGAGTTAAATCGAAGATCGATCCGaacacaagaaagaagaaaaaggagagaaagtaagagagagaaaatccaTTTGACGGTCGATTCTCAATCACCTCCCGTTTGCGTACACTTTCCCCAGTCTCTCGTTTATGCATCATCCATAAATCCCAGTCGGGTGTCTTCATCTTCAAAGTGTCCCTCTTTATCTGAAAGTTTCCATCTTTCCTGAAGCATCAGATCCGACTACCCTCTGCGAGAAAAGGGTACATTCCTTTCTTCTGACTCCGTTCCCAGAATCCCAGATGTTGTCATGACATTCTCTTCCTACATATCAGATCTTTTCTGGGTTAAACGATtatctgtatttttttttggggttcttTTTTCTCGTGTTTGTCACGAAGCTTCTGGTGGGCAGCTGGTTTAGTTATCCATTTGCACCCAGTAAGACGCTGTAAATCATAGATCTTTTCCTTTGGCGGTATCGAATTGGTTATCTTCTTTGATTGGTGGCCTcgaatttgtcaattgattctTGTCGTGGAGAAGTTACTGCTCCAtctaggaaataatttttttttgcagcgTCAGGCTGAAATGAATTTGGCTTTTTCGATCTTCGGTGCTTGCTGTTTATTTACTCCCCCGGGTAATCTTTTCCTCGATCTCAGTTTAATGTCTTATGGTAAGAACTTTGTCTCAAGAACAGGAATCGATGTTCGTGTGATATATCGTTAGTCGGGAACCTGTGGCGGCAATCCTGCAATGGCGGACCCTGGTGACCTTTTACAGCAGCTTGGACCAGACATgtccataaatatttttatgcaattggatgaCCCTTCTGATCTAGCTCGTGCTTGTGCCGTATCTCGTACTTGGCACCAATTCGGTGAGCGTACTTCACTGATATCTATTGAGCCCTGACTCCTAACTCGCTGCCGAGTGCTCCATAGCCTGTATTGTGCTGCTTTCACATTCTCATATCACGGCTTTTATTTAACTATTTTCTGCGGTATGAAGTGTTAGTCTTGGTGTATTTCATTTAAGCAACAATATTGTTCAATGCTGCATTGAGAATATTGGAAGTATACTATGTGTTGGGTAATTCATCTGGAAATTTGTTTTAATTAAACTGACGAGCTTAGCAAGTGCACTTTTCTTGAAACATCGGGAAGTTGTGTGGTCTTGTAAGATGGAAGAAACTCTGGTTGGTTTTCAGcaattttgttgttttgtaGCATTGTGCTTTCAAAGATGCGACAAATGAAAGATCTTTGGTTTTCAAAACCAGAGAAAATCTCATTAGTATCACTAGTACGTGAGAAACTATTGCTGTTTTTACAATTCTctacttttcccctttttaccCTAGTCAATTAAGACAAATTTCACATCTTGTTTGTCATCTGTTTTGGGCTTCGCTGCAGTGATTGCAAATGAACTTTGCAAGATGCTCTGTTTGAGGATGTTCCCTGAAGTATCGTGTGTTACTCATTTAGTCGAAGTGAATAACATGATAGAGCCTTTAAAAGTAAAATCTTGCACTTCTCTCGAATGGGAGCAACGTAAGAGGAATCATAAAGTCTATGCCTTTCTGGCTCGAGGTCTCACATCTGCTGTCGGGAAGAATTGTATAGCAGAGGCTATTAGTGCATCTAGCACCGATAACTACCCAGAGGAAAGTGTACGAAACACTTTGGAACCAAGGGATAGAGTTGAATGGAGAGCATCGTACTGGTCGAGCAAAGGTGAAAGTGACCCCAAAGTTTCAGAGTCTTTGGTGTACAAGTTGAATGCTAAATTATGCATTGTTACTGAGATCCATATTCAACCATTTCAAGGTCAATCTTGATTTTGTGAATGCTCATCTTTCAGTCCTTAAATTTGCTAGTCTTTTTGTGAACTGACAGATGATATTTGTTTAATATCAGCATTTTTTCAGTTTGGATATCCTATATATTCAGCTAAGTCTGTCAGATTCAGAATGGGTCATCTAAAGACTCCGAAAATGGATAATGGAACTGTTGATGACTCTGGAGATGGAGATGAATCAGAGAACAAATATGTTTGGACGTATACGTCGCCAGAATTTCCAATGGCTCAGGTTAGTTCTATGTGTGAAATAAAAGTGTCCCCATTTCATTAATTGCTTTGAATGTATGAATTACATTCTGGAGCTTGAGAAGACGACGAAGGCCTTTTAGTTTTTACTATGGACTTACACAAGTATGAAAGGATCGCCATTTTAACTCTCCTTACAGCACATTAGACCAAGTTTCCCTCTGCTTGAAAAGGCTCCACGATAACTCTGGACTGATATTCCTAGTACTTTTAGAAGGCTCAGGGGATTGAATATCTTGAAATGCTTCAAGGACATTTAATTCTAGCTCAATACATGCAATTTTGAGTGGATTAAAGTGAAGAACCTTAAATGCTAACTGGATATTATTCAGGAAAATTGCTTGCAACAATTTAAGCTGCCCCAACCTGTACTTAGTATTGGAGGAATCCTGCAAGTTGATTTGTTGGGCAGAGTCCAGAGACAAGAAATCGATGGATTATACTACATATGGTCagatctctgtctctctctctgatggGTTTCTTCATTTCCTTAACTGCGAACtacttttcaattaatttcaaattgCTGCTTCTAATTTTGTTTGCTGAAAAGATGGTATTGGATGAAATAATCGGCTTTGTTTAATTTGCAGagaatgaatgatttgaaaaatatcttctcaAAAATTGGTTGTTTGTATCGTTTAGGAAAATTAGTcagtggaaaatgtttttattataaaaaacaaTTTATGCTTACACATTTTCGTAAATGACAAATAATTTTcgttttattcatttttataagcaatacaaGCCATTGCTTTTAGGAAACTGTTTTCAAATTATTGGCTTAGCAAAATGAATGCACGATTATGGATGGTTATAAATAGGGAGAAATTCCCCTTTAGATGGATCCAGACAAGTTAttttttgatctttcttttgcttATTGTTATTATGTGTTTTTAGCCTTTTTGAGGGGGTAAGATGAGGCTTTAGAGTATCCTTTTTGTGATCATTGACAAATGCTTTATCATCCTTTTACGAATTGACTTTTGCTTAGAAAGTTTGGAAGTTCGAATAAAACTTAAGTGAGTCATTAGTAAAGGAGGACATGTCGACATGGAAAGTGCTACTGTTGATATCCCAAGTATAAGCTTGAGGGAAGtcttctgtttttattttatcaGTGCTTAAGGGGAATTTGCCTTTGACATGAGTACGACATGCTTAAGCTGTTTCTTTCCCTGGAAACCATGACATTAGagcttgtttcttctttccttttatttcgtCCATCCTCACCATCTCCTTGGATTTGCTATAATTCCGCTTCTGCGCTTTTGTCATAGGTTTTTACGTACCAATGACAGTGTGAATGTGGCAGTCAGTAGTTCagtggaactgtaaagattcaAAATTGTGTTTAGTCCGTCATTTTGCATGACGAGATTATGCAGAAACAGTTTGATTTCAGCGTATTTGTATGTATCTTAATGTAATGGCATTATTATGGTTGATGCAGTGTAGCGCATGTCCAAGTTTTGGGTCGGCCGCTCTCCCCCGCATTTGACGTCGAGATCGTTGACTCGTCTGGAAGATGCATGCTCAAGCACTACCCTGGAGTGGAGAGTCATGCATCTTCTGCGAGCTCGACAAAGGATGAAAGTGGTACGCCTTCTCGGGTCCGGACTCTTACGGCAATGTTGATGGAAAGAGGGGTAAGGAGTTGGGAGCAAATGATTTTGAGCACAATTCTGGGGAATGCAGTGGTTGTTGACTCCGACGAATCAGACGAAGAGATTCGTGATTAATCTTCAAATTGATTCACATTTCACGTTGTCCAGATTTTGCTATTTCGGTTTTTTTTCTGTCTCTGTAAATCCTACTGATGTTGTGCAGTTGCTGCTGCGTGTTGGCATTGCCAATACTCCTGGAAACACCTGAAGTTACGGAAATGAGTGATTGGTGTATCTGATCAGATGTATTTTGTATCATATGCAAATTAGAAACTCAAATTTAGTATTTCTGAAGGCATTCCTGAAAAAATGAGGGAGAGACCGGTGATGATTTCATGCTCTTTGGAATCTGTTTATTAAtggcgtgtttggtaaccattttattctcgagaataatttctaagcacctgaaggtgtttggtaaatatccaaaattttatttttagaatagaattgtgttcAATATCGTTTGAAAATTtccaattcaaattattttcttttcactttttaataattattttctttttttttttcctttctttctcttcttctttttcaagctTTGTTGGTCGCCGATCATCTGACCTTTGGTGAGACCGCGCCTCGTCGGT harbors:
- the LOC104449050 gene encoding F-box protein At4g00755, which translates into the protein MADPGDLLQQLGPDMSINIFMQLDDPSDLARACAVSRTWHQFVIANELCKMLCLRMFPEVSCVTHLVEVNNMIEPLKVKSCTSLEWEQRKRNHKVYAFLARGLTSAVGKNCIAEAISASSTDNYPEESVRNTLEPRDRVEWRASYWSSKGESDPKVSESLVYKLNAKLCIVTEIHIQPFQAFFQFGYPIYSAKSVRFRMGHLKTPKMDNGTVDDSGDGDESENKYVWTYTSPEFPMAQENCLQQFKLPQPVLSIGGILQVDLLGRVQRQEIDGLYYICVAHVQVLGRPLSPAFDVEIVDSSGRCMLKHYPGVESHASSASSTKDESGTPSRVRTLTAMLMERGVRSWEQMILSTILGNAVVVDSDESDEEIRD